In a genomic window of Bemisia tabaci chromosome 1, PGI_BMITA_v3:
- the LOC109041250 gene encoding 3-oxoacyl-[acyl-carrier-protein] reductase FabG, producing the protein MQFEGKVVLVTGASSGIGAATAKLFAKYGASLAITGRNYANLIKTAEECNIHGKKDPLLIKADLTNETETKRLLESVLLHFNHLDILINNAGIVELGVIENTSLEQYDRIFNTNVRAVYHLTMLATPHIIARKGAIVNVSSVAALQSYVGTLAYNMSKSAIDQFTRCVALELAPKGVRVNSVNPGAVLTEMQKRGGMAGGDGALEQYVERSKKAHPLGRLGTTEEVAKAIVFLASEDASFSTGVNFPVDGGRYVLGSTGISM; encoded by the coding sequence ATGCAATTCGAAGGGAAAGTAGTGCTTGTGACTGGAGCGAGCAGTGGGATTGGTGCGGCAACAGCTAAACTGTTCGCCAAATATGGCGCCTCACTTGCCATCACCGGAAGAAATTATGCAAACCTTATAAAAACGGCTGAAGAATGCAACATACACGGTAAAAAGGACCCATTACTGATCAAGGCAGACTTGACGAATGAGACTGAAACCAAGAGGTTGCTCGAATCTGTTTTGCTACACTTTAACCACCTGGACATTCTCATTAATAACGCCGGAATCGTCGAGCTAGGCGTCATTGAAAACACGTCACTTGAACAGTATGACAGGATATTCAACACAAACGTGAGGGCTGTGTACCATCTGACAATGTTAGCAACACCTCACATTATTGCAAGAAAAGGTGCGATTGTAAACGTTTCAAGTGTAGCTGCTTTACAATCTTACGTGGGCACCCTCGCGTACAACATGTCAAAATCAGCCATTGATCAGTTCACTCGCTGCGTGGCGCTGGAGCTCGCACCAAAAGGCGTCCGAGTAAATTCAGTGAATCCTGGTGCTGTTCTAACGGAAATGCAAAAGCGCGGTGGTATGGCAGGAGGAGATGGCGCTTTGGAGCAGTACGTGGAACGCTCCAAAAAAGCGCATCCACTGGGACGTCTCGGAACCACCGAGGAAGTTGCAAAGGCAATAGTTTTCCTTGCCAGTGAAGATGCTAGTTTTTCAACGGGCGTAAACTTTCCTGTGGATGGAGGAAGGTATGTTCTGGGCTCCACTGGTATCTCGATGTGA